One Amaranthus tricolor cultivar Red isolate AtriRed21 chromosome 1, ASM2621246v1, whole genome shotgun sequence DNA window includes the following coding sequences:
- the LOC130800664 gene encoding uncharacterized protein LOC130800664: MDAAHDPKNSIERRRVRDRDGDRDRDLGVDAVAGSREHQRVKFYRLNEDGKWEDQGTGHVTVDYLERSEELGLFVIDEEDNETLLSHRIIPDDIYRKQEDTIISWRDPEYSTELALSFQETAGCSYIWDHICNVQRNLHFSALNHDTFHNVNSELRELPAVELSTLPLILKIVVESGITDQMRVTDLILHDLEFFRKLMDLFRISEDLENLDSLHVIYKIVKGILMLNSPQIFEKVFGDEFIMDIIGCLEYDPDVSHVRHRDFLKDHVAFKEAIPIKDPMVLSKIHQTYRIGYLKDVVLPRVLDDATVASLNSIVHANNGVVVSLLKEDNTFIQELFSRLRSPSISVESKNTLVYFLHEFCTLSKSLQMVQQLRLFRDLVNEGLFDIISDILQSKDKRLVLTGTDILILFLNQDPNLLRGYVVRPEGSPLLGLLVQGMLTDFGDNMHCQFLEILRTLLDSYTLSGSQRDTIIEIFYERHLGQLIDVITSSCSGGGKCTTKTQAENFVKPNYTKPEILLSIIELLCFCVVHHPYRIKCNFLLNNSMDKVLYLTKRREKYLVAAAVRFVRTVVSRNDENLNNYVIRRNLLKPIVDAFVANGDRYNLLNSAVLELFEYIRKEANMKPLLKYLVESFWSQLSKFENLASIQSIAVRYEQSLETVGMQSAAVTDTRKRVEERALDKEEEDYFNEDSDEEDTASASMSHNHRVQAHNISSNGSAPSTTLSSRPGGLVDYDDDEDDEDYRPPPRRQPDASDRDEDTLESLSVKRKLALDEPGLVKKQRLDKNSKSKESVFTAFCPTLSQAVLPNKKAATTAHNSSESSDTKRAVENNHQLEKEADVVRNHIEEKSSVGDNRSEEKVAPPNHSDTSSNSQENGQLEEEENPHLPTNSSSEMTVNGS; this comes from the exons ATGGATGCTGCCCATGATCCCAAAAATTCTATTGAACGGCGGCGCGTGAGAGATAGAGATGGAGATAGGGATCGAGACTTAGGTGTAGATGCTGTCGCTGGTTCCAGAGAGCATCAG CGGGTCAAATTCTATCGTCTGAATGAGGATGGCAAGTGGGAAGATCAAGGGACTGGACATGTCACTGTTGATTATTTGGAG AGATCAGAAGAGCTCGGTCTGTTtgtcattgatgaagaagataaTGAAACCTTGCTGTCGCACCGGATCATCCCAGATGACATCTATCGAAAACAAGAAG ATACAATTATTTCTTGGAGAGATCCTGAATATTCCACTGAATTAGCCCTGAGCTTTCAGGAAACTGCTGGATGTTCTTATATATG GGACCATATTTGTAATGTGCAAAGGAATCTACATTTCAGTGCGCTTAATC ATGATACATTCCACAATGTGAACAGTGAGTTACGGGAGCTGCCTGCTGTAGAGTTGTCTACGCTTCCTTTAATATTGAAG ATTGTGGTAGAGAGTGGCATCACAGATCAAATGCGAGTGACAGATCTTATTTTGCATGAT CTAGAGTTTTTCAGGAAGCTGATGGATCTGTTTAGAATTTCAGAGGACCTTGAAAATCTTGACAGCCTTCAtgtaatttataaaattgtCAAAGGGATCT TAATGCTCAATAGTCCACAGATTTTTGAAAAGGTTTTTGGAGATGAGTTCATCATGGACATCATTGGATGTCTTGAAT ACGATCCTGATGTTTCTCATGTTCGACATCGTGACTTTTTGAAGGATCATGTCGCGTTCAAGGAG GCCATACCAATTAAAGATCCCATGGTCTTGTCAAAGATACACCAAACATACAGAATCGGTTACTTGAAg GATGTGGTTCTTCCGAGAGTATTGGATGATGCAACTGTTGCAAGTCTGAATTCTATAGTACATGCAAATAATGGTGTT GTAGTTTCTTTGTTGAAAGAAGACAACACTTTCATCCAAGAATTGTTCTCAAGGTTGAGGTCACCGAGCATCTCTGTGGAGTCCAAAAACACTTTG GTTTATTTTTTGCATGAATTTTGCACTTTAAGCAAGAGTTTACAAATGGTTCAGCAGCTTCGGCTTTTTAG GGATCTTGTAAATGAAGGCCTCTTTGACATCATCAGTGACATTTTGCAGAGTAAAGACAAACGACTTGTCTTAACTGG GACAGATATCCTTATACTTTTCTTGAATCAGGATCCTAATCTTTTGCGTGGTTATGTTGTCCGACCTGAAGGATCTCCCCTTCTTGGTCTCCTG GTGCAAGGTATGCTTACAGATTTCGGAGATAATATGCATTGCCAGTTTCTTGAAATTCTCCGCACTTTGTTAGATTCATACACATTGTCAGGTTCACAG AGAGATACAATCATTGAGATTTTCTATGAGAGACATTTGGGGCAGTTGATTGATGTTATAACTTCTTCGTGTTCGGGGGGAGGAAAGTGTACAACAAAGACTCAAgcagaaaattttgttaaaccCAACTATACAAAGCCAGAGATTTTATTAAGTATCATCGAATTATTGTGTTTTTGCGTCGTGCACCATCCTTACAGAATAAA GTGTAATTTCCTTCTCAACAATTCTATGGACAAAGTTCTATATTTGACCAAGAGAAGAGAGAAGTATTTAGTTGCTGCTGCTGTGAGATTTGTCCGCACTGTGGTTTCTCGTAAT GATGAAAATCTAAATAATTATGTCATAAGGCGAAACCTTCTTAAACCCATTGTGGATGCATTTGTTGCTAATGGTGATCGGTATAACTTGCTCAATTCTGCTGTTTTAGAGCTCTTTGAGTACATACGCAAG GAAGCAAACATGAAGCCCTTGCTCAAATATTTGGTGGAATCTTTTTGGAGTCAGCTAAGCAAGTTTGAAAATCTGGCTTCTATTCAATCTATTGCAGTGAGATATGAGCAG TCCCTGGAGACTGTTGGAATGCAATCTGCTGCTGTTACGGACACGAGGAAACGAGTTGAAGAACGTGCTTTGGATAAAGAAGAGGAGGACTACTTCAATGAGGACAG CGATGAGGAAGATACGGCATCAGCTTCAATGTCACACAATCATAGAGTGCAAGCACATAATATTTCTTCTAATGGCTCTGCTCCTAGCACAACATTAAG TTCTAGACCCGGTGGACTGGtggattatgatgatgatgaggatgatgaaGATTACAGACCTCCACCTAGAAGACAGCCAGATGCTTCTGATCGGGATGAAGATACGCTAGAGTCTCTAAGCGTGAAGCGGAAGCTAGCTCTCGACGAGCCAGGATTAGTCAAGAAGCAACGGCTTGACAAAAACTCTAAATCCAAAGAGAGCGTCTTTACTGCCTTTTGCCCGACTCTTAGCCAAGCTGTTCTTCCGAACAAAAAGGCTGCAACTACTGCACATAATTCCTCCGAAAGCTCAGATACAAAAAGGGCTGTAGAAAACAATCACCAGCTAGAGAAAGAAGCTGACGTAGTTAGAAATCACATTGAGGAGAAAAGTTCAGTTGGTGACAACAGAAGTGAAGAGAAAGTTGCACCACCAAACCATTCTGATACATCATCTAATAGTCAAGAAAATGGTCAGTTAGAAGAGGAAGAAAATCCCCATTTACCTACAAATTCCTCATCCGAGATGACGGTAAATGGATCTTAA
- the LOC130824170 gene encoding outer envelope pore protein 16-2, chloroplastic yields MSSTNTVSVTATTNGMSSSSRFEKSKRSMMDELRSFEKEDFFDLGHPLLNRILHSFIKAAGIGAIQAVSREAYFTSVEGLGIDSSGTDANGAKQHKFPDLRGATNRKSVEALVKNTGKESFQWGLAAGVYSGLTYGLKEARGYHDWKNSAVAGALTGMTLALTSDDTTHEQIVQSAITGAAIATAANMLTGIF; encoded by the exons ATGAGCAGCACCAACACAGTTTCAGTAACAGCGACTACTAATGGGATGAGTAGCAGCAGCAGGTTCGAAAAAAGTAAAAGGTCAATGATGGATGAACTTCGAAGCTTCGAGAAGGAAGATTTCTTTGATTTGGGTCATCCTCTCCTTAATCGTATTCTTCATAGCTTCATCAAAGCTGCTGGG ATTGGAGCTATACAGGCTGTATCTCGTGAAGCTTATTTTACTTCTGTTGAAG GGCTGGGGATTGATTCATCCGGTACAGATGCAAATGGTGCTAAGCAACACAAATTTCCTGATCTTAGAG GGGCTACCAATAGAAAGTCAGTTGAAGCCTTG GTAAAAAACACTGGGAAAGAATCGTTCCAATGGG GGCTGGCTGCTGGGGTGTACTCAGGGCTAACTTATGGACTGAAAGAGGCTCGTGGTTATCACGATTGG AAGAACAGTGCTGTAGCTGGAGCATTGACAGGCATGACACTTGCACTTACATCAGATGATACAACCCACGAGCAAATAGTGCAATCCGCGATAACAGGAGCAGCTATTGCTACTGCTGCCAATATGCTTACTGGCATTTTCTAG